The following proteins are co-located in the Plasmodium brasilianum strain Bolivian I chromosome 11, whole genome shotgun sequence genome:
- a CDS encoding thiamine-phosphate synthase, whose translation MKKSCNIPKVLRNVDYALYLVTDDKFLKDKENVCEKFINKVREGIMGGVGLVQLRLKSSDDLYFYNMALKMKSILRKYNIPLIINNRVDICLGVGADGVHVGKADIPINIARNILGEKKIIGATINFSSEKDIEMAINNNVDYIAHEHTLYESSTKRTVTSYEHGIKEQINILHNNIKYLQKKGKICKNVYPITTPPIILIGGINTNNIKETMSSFHDTCEGVAVVSNIISEQANPFLNALKLKFVVNKYKCSYSIAFVNLFSSCLRYLFYNRLEKVEGGMNITNNLFHDDGHNNKHHMNYQQLATNMKVQKNVHYFFLNNLDLPIVELNHSIDISNKIKMFLLHSKYLNSNKDNSSPHTLPQLNSANHDHCKRVHNFMTKIKKEKILNNIFIFIGEKMYAIFKKHFSSTFFKLNYFFLITKNPQLNLGSFKLFECDIENVSIKYKQNFIIIILKRSNFNDSKIAKLGFYLSYFLIVQENITPEFLSRIVSERKDEDCEEQLLKFIAAVRISFEILANEHLPAEELIF comes from the coding sequence atgaaaaaaagctGCAATATCCCCAAGGTATTAAGAAATGTGGACTATGCCTTATATTTAGTTACGGAcgataaatttttaaaagataaggAAAATGTATGTGAAAAGTTTATCAACAAAGTGAGGGAGGGAATCATGGGAGGAGTGGGGTTGGTACAACTCAGATTAAAAAGCTCAgatgatttatatttttataatatggcattaaaaatgaaaagtatattacgtaaatataacattccactaataataaataatagagTTGATATATGTTTAGGTGTAGGAGCAGATGGAGTACATGTAGGTAAAGCAGACATCCCAATAAACATTGCAAGAAATATTTTaggcgaaaaaaaaattatcggAGCAACTATAAATTTCAGCAGTGAAAAGGATATTGAAATggcaataaataataatgtagatTATATAGCTCATGAACATACATTATATGAGTCGAGTACAAAACGAACTGTGACATCATATGAACATGGAATAAaggaacaaataaatatattacataataatataaaatatcttcaaaaaaaagggaaaatttGTAAGAATGTTTATCCGATAACCACTCCTcctattatattaattggaggtattaatacaaataacataaaagaaaCCATGTCATCTTTTCACGACACATGTGAAGGTGTTGCTGTTGTTTCAAATATCATCAGTGAACAAGCTAACCCATTTTTAAATGctctaaaattaaaatttgttgtaaataaatataaatgtagtTACAGTATTGCCTTTGTCAATCTGTTTAGTAGTTGTTTgcgttatttattttataatcgATTAGAGAAAGTGGAAGGTGGAATGAATATTACGAATAACCTTTTCCATGATGATggacataataataaacatcATATGAACTATCAGCAGCTAGCCACAAACATGAAGGTACAAAAAAATGTgcactatttttttttaaataacctTGACCTTCCAATCGTTGAATTAAATCACTCGATTGATATtagtaacaaaataaaaatgttccTTCTTCATtcgaaatatttaaattccAATAAGGACAATTCTTCGCCTCACACTTTGCCTCAATTAAACAGTGCGAATCATGACCACTGTAAACGTGTGCATAATTTTAtgacaaaaattaaaaaggaaaagatcttaaataatatatttatatttattggaGAGAAAATGTATGCAATATTTAAGAAGCATTTCTCATCaacattttttaagttaaattatttttttcttataaccAAAAATCCTCAACTTAATTTAGGCTcctttaaattatttgaatgtGATATAGAAAACGTTTccataaaatataagcagaattttattattataattttaaaaagaagcAATTTTAATGATAGTAAAATTGCAAAATTGGGTTTTTacttatcatattttttaattgtacaAGAGAATATTACACCAGAATTTTTATCACGAATTGTGAGTGAACGGAAAGATGAAGACTGCGAAGAGCAACTGCTAAAATTTATTGCCGCTGTCAGGATATCTTTTGAAATTTTAGCAAATGAACACTTACCAGCTGAGGAGCTCATCTTTTAG